A region of Fimbriimonadaceae bacterium DNA encodes the following proteins:
- the pdp gene encoding Pyrimidine-nucleoside phosphorylase produces MNLLDIIAVTRDRHALSQEQIERVVRGAATGEASDYQLAAWLMAVVLNGLTDPETATLTMAMARSGDRIDLTGLPRPWLDKHSTGGVGDKATIVVLPILAACGLTAVKLSGRGLGITGGTIDKLESVPGFRIDLSPEEMIEQARTIGIALSGQSPRLAPADKVLYALRDATGTVRSLPLIVSSILCKKIAGGAERVVFDVKCGSGAFMKNLDEARKLADALRSVGEAAGLKVRWLITDMDQPLGRCCGNAIEVEEAIAVLAGRTGGRLRTLCEALAGTELELAGKAPDGQGARLAAEVIDNGTALLKAEAWFAAQGASVSIARADFTLERAPFQASVLAGSPGWVHRVDAGVIGQTVVDLGGGRKSKSDAVDPRVGVEVLVEVGDQVIAGQPLLILHGASEDGIQAVLPSAQAAVTIAPQAIPPRPVVLLD; encoded by the coding sequence GTGAACCTGCTCGACATCATCGCCGTTACTCGTGATAGGCACGCCCTTAGCCAGGAGCAGATCGAGCGGGTCGTTCGCGGCGCGGCCACTGGAGAGGCGTCGGACTATCAGCTGGCCGCCTGGCTGATGGCGGTGGTGCTCAATGGGCTGACCGACCCCGAAACTGCAACCCTGACGATGGCGATGGCGCGCTCAGGAGACCGGATCGATTTGACTGGACTTCCTCGGCCGTGGCTTGACAAACACAGCACCGGAGGAGTCGGGGACAAGGCCACGATCGTCGTTCTCCCCATACTTGCCGCCTGCGGCCTAACGGCCGTTAAACTGAGCGGCCGTGGGCTGGGCATCACCGGCGGAACCATCGACAAGCTCGAATCGGTGCCGGGATTCCGTATCGACTTGTCGCCCGAAGAGATGATCGAGCAGGCTCGGACGATCGGGATCGCGCTAAGTGGCCAGAGCCCCCGGCTCGCACCGGCCGACAAGGTCCTCTATGCGCTTCGAGACGCGACGGGAACGGTTCGGTCGCTTCCGCTTATCGTCAGCAGCATCCTCTGCAAGAAGATCGCCGGCGGCGCCGAACGGGTGGTCTTCGATGTCAAGTGCGGCTCTGGCGCGTTCATGAAGAACCTCGACGAGGCACGGAAGCTGGCCGATGCCCTCAGAAGCGTCGGGGAGGCTGCAGGACTGAAGGTTCGATGGCTCATCACCGACATGGACCAGCCTCTCGGCCGATGCTGTGGCAATGCGATCGAGGTTGAAGAAGCCATCGCCGTCCTTGCCGGTCGAACGGGAGGACGGCTGAGAACCCTATGCGAAGCGCTGGCCGGGACCGAACTAGAGCTTGCCGGCAAAGCGCCTGACGGCCAGGGGGCCCGCCTCGCCGCCGAGGTGATCGACAACGGTACTGCGCTCCTGAAAGCCGAGGCATGGTTCGCCGCCCAGGGCGCCAGCGTATCGATTGCCCGGGCCGACTTTACGCTCGAGCGGGCACCATTCCAAGCCAGCGTATTGGCCGGCTCACCGGGCTGGGTTCATCGCGTCGATGCCGGGGTGATTGGCCAGACCGTGGTGGACCTCGGCGGTGGAAGGAAGTCCAAATCTGACGCCGTCGATCCTCGCGTCGGTGTAGAAGTGCTCGTCGAAGTTGGCGACCAAGTTATCGCCGGTCAGCCTCTCCTCATCCTCCATGGCGCCAGCGAAGATGGCATCCAAGCCGTCTTGCCGAGTGCACAGGCAGCGGTCACCATTGCCCCTCAAGCCATTCCACCCCGACCCGTGGTCCTGCTGGACTAG